The Mesomycoplasma ovipneumoniae genome includes a region encoding these proteins:
- a CDS encoding P97 family adhesin — translation MNSSSLAAKIKKNKRKVLILSSFFSALAFVGITVGISFTFKYNGKHPREEVQQFVKKVKYVAFNPEKISKNSDFSAIKSLLFDGNALKNTIKLDEYLVPYYFSEDSKQLVKFEQQNEKTNSPVFDFVDLNFDDLNQNFIIKFRARQKITDQNFAQSDFVLYPVSFYDSRKFLKADFNFALQKITKKIEDAVSNFNTTISNFSEENSNLVQNNLYRASDFAAKINSSQDSSEVEKNLGQIFPKLTDLISSVKNSKENLIPETNAQIFDINFAKDAATNQFVSVQNNIATMFLQASLTQSALDQLGDNFENNGNKIININLESKDKKSIFLDVNDFFANLKLKPLIYNTEEKDNKLLISKQNPFDFFAKIKFESNPYLKNSSIKDLINPLLAEDLSLDFGNFNKLIPSDKQGIDFIFDTPNAKLINDNGKYVIELPYKIVLNESFFDNNSNEIINEKQLILRIDGFGLPINSNASSGNAFGNFSIPGTQKGIIYQQNPLFDNKSANLAQFISTFGEPVFAKVPLNKEELDNLLLKQDYKTLADKLSLPSSYNYNFDNFEAKVRSWSGKTLIPSLDDISRFKKFETTTSINSANSSQNLAVSSLVSNTFFQNPSDVAAFFANYIQQEPNKIAKIFFELAKYFGLLNQNRSSLQTFDDDLQEDIFKKAAKINLNNTNIHVLSFNNHFEDVFNQGFFSTLFLPQTIKTQIGDLKEKSTSEVLAALKDQEIFKESNTNFDLNQIKENYKQSAKFFTLADVLLAFYLKSAQLSNFLAWEKIDSNLNYEIVFKKGNEISKQTLNQEIKKITEEPKPEQEGEQQTEPTEGTEGSEQTVQAEQPQQPGEAAQNLTNSENYEYLTLNFYYNIGDENTNKFSLQTPVRKILINLSSEKIDPKVSNQEKLNSLADSIPSELLNFEVNEETFKKISEPQTSTTEQQNGQTSQASSLETNLNNFKKTKEYFSKPLGNDQLRFDIFPSFENSIKTDTINFLLTVSILNSAQNNTNPAEVLVSRSLKISVKKSNNSQPSSSDQQKN, via the coding sequence ATGAATTCATCAAGTTTAGCAGCCAAAATTAAAAAAAATAAAAGAAAAGTATTAATTTTGTCATCATTTTTCTCGGCGTTAGCTTTTGTTGGAATAACAGTTGGAATTAGTTTTACATTTAAATATAACGGAAAACATCCGCGCGAAGAAGTTCAACAATTTGTAAAAAAAGTAAAATATGTTGCATTTAATCCTGAAAAAATAAGCAAAAATAGCGATTTTTCTGCAATCAAAAGTTTATTATTTGACGGAAATGCTCTTAAAAACACAATTAAACTTGATGAGTACTTGGTTCCTTATTATTTTAGTGAAGATTCAAAACAACTTGTTAAATTTGAACAGCAAAATGAAAAAACTAACTCGCCAGTTTTTGACTTTGTTGATTTAAATTTTGATGATTTAAATCAAAATTTTATTATTAAATTTAGAGCAAGACAAAAAATAACTGACCAAAATTTTGCGCAGTCAGATTTTGTTTTATATCCTGTTTCTTTTTATGACTCAAGAAAGTTTCTAAAAGCAGATTTTAACTTTGCACTGCAAAAAATTACAAAAAAAATAGAAGATGCAGTCTCAAATTTTAATACGACAATATCGAATTTTTCTGAGGAAAATTCGAATTTAGTGCAAAATAATTTATACCGAGCTTCAGATTTTGCCGCTAAAATTAATTCTAGTCAAGATTCTTCTGAAGTTGAAAAAAATTTAGGGCAAATTTTCCCAAAACTTACTGATTTAATTTCTTCTGTTAAAAACTCAAAAGAAAATTTAATTCCTGAAACAAATGCCCAAATTTTCGATATAAATTTTGCAAAAGATGCGGCAACCAACCAATTTGTTAGTGTTCAAAACAATATTGCAACAATGTTTTTGCAGGCTAGTTTGACTCAATCGGCTCTTGATCAATTAGGCGATAATTTTGAAAATAATGGAAATAAAATTATCAATATAAACCTTGAATCCAAAGATAAAAAATCAATATTTTTGGATGTTAATGATTTTTTTGCAAATCTCAAATTAAAACCGTTAATTTATAATACAGAGGAAAAAGATAATAAACTTCTCATAAGCAAGCAAAATCCTTTTGATTTTTTTGCAAAAATAAAATTTGAATCCAACCCTTATTTAAAAAATTCAAGCATTAAAGACTTGATAAACCCATTGTTAGCTGAAGATTTATCTTTAGATTTTGGTAATTTTAATAAGTTAATCCCATCAGATAAGCAAGGTATTGATTTTATTTTTGACACACCAAATGCAAAACTAATAAATGACAACGGAAAATACGTTATCGAATTACCATATAAAATTGTCCTAAATGAGTCTTTTTTTGATAATAATTCAAACGAAATTATCAATGAAAAGCAGTTAATTTTAAGAATTGATGGCTTTGGTTTGCCTATAAATTCTAATGCTTCTTCTGGAAATGCTTTTGGTAATTTTTCTATTCCTGGAACACAAAAAGGGATAATTTATCAACAAAATCCACTTTTTGACAATAAAAGTGCCAATTTAGCGCAATTTATTTCAACTTTTGGCGAACCTGTTTTTGCAAAAGTGCCGTTAAATAAAGAAGAATTAGACAATTTATTACTAAAACAGGATTATAAAACCTTAGCCGATAAATTGAGTTTGCCTTCATCTTATAATTATAATTTTGATAATTTTGAGGCAAAAGTTAGATCTTGATCAGGTAAAACCTTGATTCCTAGCTTAGATGATATTTCCCGTTTTAAAAAGTTTGAAACAACAACTAGTATAAATTCCGCAAATTCATCTCAAAATTTAGCAGTTAGTTCTTTAGTTTCAAATACTTTTTTTCAAAATCCATCTGATGTAGCAGCTTTTTTTGCAAACTATATTCAGCAAGAACCCAATAAAATTGCTAAAATATTTTTTGAATTAGCTAAATATTTTGGACTTCTTAATCAAAACCGTTCTTCTTTACAGACTTTTGATGATGATTTGCAGGAAGATATCTTTAAAAAAGCAGCAAAAATTAACCTTAATAACACAAATATTCATGTTTTAAGCTTTAATAATCATTTTGAAGATGTTTTTAATCAGGGCTTTTTTTCAACATTATTTCTACCCCAAACGATAAAAACTCAAATTGGTGATTTGAAAGAAAAATCAACTTCAGAAGTTTTAGCCGCATTGAAAGATCAGGAAATTTTTAAGGAATCTAACACTAATTTTGATCTTAATCAAATAAAGGAAAACTACAAACAAAGTGCTAAATTTTTTACTCTTGCTGATGTTTTATTAGCTTTTTATTTAAAATCAGCCCAGTTGAGTAATTTTTTGGCATGAGAAAAAATAGATTCAAATTTAAATTATGAAATAGTTTTTAAAAAAGGTAACGAAATTTCAAAGCAAACTCTTAATCAAGAAATTAAAAAAATAACAGAGGAACCTAAACCTGAACAAGAAGGTGAACAACAGACTGAACCGACCGAAGGGACAGAAGGGTCTGAACAAACTGTACAGGCTGAACAGCCTCAACAGCCCGGAGAAGCTGCGCAAAATTTAACAAATAGTGAAAATTATGAATATTTAACACTAAATTTTTATTACAATATTGGGGATGAAAATACTAACAAATTTTCCCTTCAAACACCCGTTAGAAAAATTTTAATTAATTTATCTTCTGAAAAAATTGATCCAAAAGTTTCAAATCAAGAAAAACTTAATTCACTAGCAGACTCAATTCCTTCTGAATTATTGAATTTTGAAGTAAATGAAGAAACATTTAAAAAGATTTCTGAACCCCAAACTAGCACAACTGAGCAGCAAAATGGTCAAACTTCACAAGCTTCATCATTAGAAACCAATCTTAATAATTTCAAAAAAACTAAAGAATATTTTTCAAAACCATTAGGAAATGACCAACTAAGATTTGATATATTTCCTAGCTTTGAAAATTCAATAAAAACAGATACAATAAATTTTTTACTAACAGTTTCTATTCTTAATTCTGCCCAAAATAATACAAATCCAGCCGAAGTTTTAGTCTCACGCAGTTTAAAAATTTCAGTAAAAAAATCAAATAATTCACAGCCATCCAGTTCAGATCAACAAAAAAACTAA
- the rpmF gene encoding 50S ribosomal protein L32, translating to MAIVPKRKTSKQRKHKRNSHSALKLPNLVNCSNCSNKQLQHHVCQFCGFYKNRKVINFQAINDKH from the coding sequence ATGGCTATAGTTCCGAAACGAAAAACCTCCAAACAAAGAAAACATAAGCGAAATTCTCATTCAGCATTAAAATTGCCAAACCTTGTGAATTGCAGCAATTGTTCTAATAAACAATTACAACATCATGTTTGTCAATTTTGTGGATTTTATAAGAATCGTAAAGTTATAAATTTCCAAGCAATCAATGATAAACATTAA
- a CDS encoding phenylalanine--tRNA ligase subunit beta: MLFSLRRLKKIANIDHISDEKVIDALISLSFEVDKISKLNEISGIKFGNILEVKKNENADNLTICQVQFDDKIRQIQTAAKNVQKDKQVLAFVPGSTNGIITFEAKKLRGHISEGMLVSASELGFSAKLLSPELDQGVLVFDPIFDLKQNPLEILELSDLILDIKLLWNRPDANSYLVIAIELAAFFATKLDLDFDKLNFDGKIKSNLEIITEKNESKVAAIKIEKVPNLGLVDIFLLLKSGVKIADLNQNFANFVLIYTGQPSYFLQTNQNQNQIKLTYQDTKLLEIQDSFATFQFWNNDELILIPEIFQKPIEKDQNLYLIMPKFDSAKIRQINHNFNLSSPSARQLAKNYSQGTTLLSFIFLEFFLEKHGINFSAPINFDKNHFDQRSSINFGLEEVQNILGIELEQKDFEKINLILQKIYYNFNSQSFLAPFYRVDIEFFADYSADFLRFYGLEKLGNKKLAKVERSISVVDPKPIQLKTLGYFEANSFLLISQSENFNPLNLKTQTLSTYTSQEHTTIRYSLAWQLAKIIKYNVKRKMTDISLYETGSVSEKHQVFAMASTVYNLETLKDHLKILYSDNFSFKPAKSEFLNPSASQFIYWNNTLVGWVGQISEKYDYQNINFLEIIVSKIDLEQKNKLVKFEQYDNSQLKYRDITLSLDKNDIPDTYLDVIKKIPEIFSIKLKDYVIINNRQKITYRVTGTDKVCQEIDKFYK; encoded by the coding sequence ATGCTTTTTTCATTAAGAAGATTAAAAAAAATAGCTAATATTGATCATATTAGCGACGAAAAAGTGATTGATGCTTTGATTAGTCTTAGTTTTGAAGTTGATAAAATTTCAAAACTAAACGAAATTTCTGGCATAAAATTTGGAAATATTCTTGAAGTTAAAAAAAATGAAAATGCTGACAATTTAACGATTTGTCAAGTTCAGTTTGACGACAAAATAAGACAAATTCAAACTGCAGCAAAAAATGTCCAAAAAGACAAGCAAGTTTTAGCTTTTGTTCCTGGTTCGACAAATGGAATAATAACTTTTGAAGCTAAAAAATTGCGCGGCCACATTTCTGAAGGAATGCTAGTTTCGGCTAGTGAATTAGGTTTTAGTGCTAAACTTTTAAGTCCAGAACTAGACCAAGGAGTGCTTGTTTTTGATCCAATTTTTGATCTAAAACAAAATCCGCTTGAAATTTTAGAATTATCTGACCTAATTTTAGATATCAAACTTTTATGAAACAGGCCAGATGCAAATTCTTATTTAGTAATAGCAATTGAACTTGCTGCTTTTTTTGCCACAAAATTGGATTTGGACTTTGACAAACTAAATTTTGATGGCAAAATTAAGTCAAATTTAGAAATTATTACTGAAAAAAATGAGTCAAAAGTTGCTGCTATTAAGATTGAAAAAGTTCCTAATCTTGGCTTAGTAGATATTTTTTTACTTTTAAAATCAGGTGTTAAAATTGCTGATTTAAACCAAAATTTTGCTAATTTTGTCTTAATTTACACAGGTCAGCCATCTTATTTTTTACAAACAAATCAAAATCAAAACCAAATTAAATTGACTTATCAAGATACAAAATTACTGGAAATTCAAGACTCATTTGCTACTTTTCAATTTTGAAACAATGATGAGTTAATACTAATTCCTGAAATATTCCAAAAACCAATAGAAAAAGATCAAAATTTATATTTAATAATGCCTAAATTTGACTCAGCAAAAATTAGGCAAATTAATCATAATTTTAATTTAAGCAGTCCCTCAGCAAGACAATTGGCAAAAAATTACAGTCAAGGAACAACACTTTTAAGCTTTATTTTTCTAGAATTTTTCCTTGAAAAACACGGGATTAATTTTTCTGCACCAATCAATTTTGACAAAAATCACTTTGACCAAAGATCTAGCATTAATTTTGGACTTGAAGAAGTCCAAAATATTTTAGGAATTGAACTTGAACAAAAAGATTTTGAAAAAATTAACCTAATTCTTCAGAAAATCTATTATAATTTTAATTCTCAGAGTTTTTTAGCACCGTTTTATCGTGTTGACATTGAATTTTTTGCCGATTATTCTGCTGATTTTCTTAGATTTTATGGGCTTGAAAAATTAGGAAACAAAAAATTAGCTAAAGTAGAGAGATCAATTTCTGTTGTTGATCCAAAGCCAATCCAGCTAAAAACTTTAGGCTATTTTGAAGCTAATTCGTTCCTTTTAATTTCTCAGTCAGAAAATTTTAACCCATTAAATCTAAAAACTCAAACCTTATCGACTTATACATCCCAAGAACACACAACAATTAGATATTCGCTCGCCTGACAACTAGCAAAAATTATAAAATATAATGTTAAGCGAAAAATGACTGATATTAGCCTTTATGAAACAGGTAGTGTCTCTGAGAAACATCAAGTTTTTGCCATGGCTTCGACAGTTTATAATCTTGAAACTCTAAAAGATCATTTAAAAATTTTATATAGTGATAACTTTAGTTTTAAGCCGGCCAAATCTGAATTTCTAAATCCTTCAGCGTCTCAATTTATTTATTGAAATAATACTTTAGTTGGCTGAGTTGGACAAATAAGTGAAAAATATGACTACCAAAATATCAATTTTCTTGAAATAATTGTTTCGAAAATTGATCTTGAACAGAAAAATAAACTTGTTAAGTTCGAGCAATATGATAATTCGCAACTTAAATATCGAGATATTACGCTATCTTTAGATAAAAACGATATTCCTGACACCTATTTAGACGTTATTAAAAAAATTCCAGAAATTTTTTCAATAAAATTAAAAGATTATGTTATAATTAATAATCGCCAGAAAATTACTTACAGAGTAACTGGAACTGACAAGGTTTGTCAGGAAATAGATAAATTTTATAAATAA
- a CDS encoding MIP family Ig-specific serine endopeptidase, producing MKKNNKEIGKLKTFLIISGSIVTPLSVVAFLVACHEKEQPKKVIEQKPNTSLDSAKETITTPPQNNPQNGQQDFVPHFNPNFIQREIENAKRLGEQQKQELASNLAKLTDAQAYEKLKNRTFAIAFNSVDKTDENNLDDVVKYEPTGTGWLLDAAYNENKTEVMLYIATNAHVFARSFNTLDSKYKDTFPEYFTEPNNGEKVDSFIIGVPKKEANIQAIDNNSRPDANNTPVYFINKQLGGGSEVPIEGIFDNPKTVFVALNIFDNQTNEQLKQTSVTSPGSQKINNGIGKDFAVFGLKVNLAKLDELISKNDENKENLQLFKEHIEKAIVDIEQDIAKFQTQQYPNHDKNAVPYISYDYTSIYQKGIAEPEKLGISESAILSPNTTKLYLLGYPSLDGQQFLMRNYPKNLTNKSFAISNDSFTNGLALNDILSPNRSYSPFGFITFIENSGLYYGASGSLVINDYGLPVGIYSAVQTRGGNLDISGKAGYTSFVQIADFDSYGLAHNLIDGTNKKLFPKQEKSYRQNLKKLSENEGEFKDFRKTLLFPDGT from the coding sequence ATGAAAAAAAATAATAAAGAAATAGGAAAATTGAAAACATTTTTAATTATTTCCGGTTCAATTGTTACACCATTAAGTGTAGTTGCCTTTCTAGTTGCTTGCCATGAAAAAGAACAACCAAAAAAAGTGATAGAACAAAAACCAAATACTTCATTAGATAGTGCAAAAGAAACAATAACTACTCCACCACAAAATAACCCGCAAAATGGCCAACAGGATTTTGTCCCTCATTTCAATCCGAATTTTATACAAAGAGAAATAGAAAATGCTAAACGCTTAGGAGAACAACAAAAACAAGAATTAGCATCTAATTTAGCAAAACTAACAGATGCGCAAGCATATGAAAAGCTAAAAAACAGAACTTTTGCAATCGCTTTCAATAGCGTTGACAAAACAGATGAGAACAATCTTGATGATGTTGTCAAATATGAGCCGACAGGAACAGGTTGATTATTAGATGCTGCTTACAATGAAAACAAGACGGAAGTAATGTTGTATATTGCTACAAACGCTCACGTTTTTGCCAGATCTTTTAACACTTTAGATTCAAAATATAAAGACACTTTCCCTGAATATTTTACTGAGCCAAACAACGGCGAAAAAGTAGATAGCTTTATTATTGGTGTGCCAAAAAAAGAAGCTAACATCCAAGCAATTGATAATAACTCAAGACCAGATGCAAACAATACTCCCGTTTACTTTATTAACAAGCAATTAGGAGGAGGGAGTGAGGTTCCTATCGAAGGAATTTTTGATAATCCCAAAACTGTCTTTGTGGCTTTAAATATTTTTGATAATCAAACAAATGAGCAACTAAAACAAACATCGGTCACATCTCCTGGTAGTCAAAAAATAAACAATGGAATTGGTAAAGATTTTGCTGTTTTTGGACTAAAAGTTAATTTAGCAAAATTAGATGAGCTCATTTCAAAAAATGATGAAAACAAGGAAAATCTTCAATTATTCAAAGAGCATATCGAAAAGGCAATTGTAGACATCGAGCAAGATATTGCTAAGTTTCAGACACAACAGTATCCAAATCATGACAAAAACGCAGTACCTTATATAAGTTATGATTATACCTCAATTTATCAAAAAGGTATTGCTGAGCCAGAAAAATTAGGAATTAGCGAATCTGCGATTTTATCTCCTAATACCACAAAACTTTATTTATTAGGTTATCCAAGTCTTGATGGACAACAATTTTTGATGAGAAATTATCCAAAAAACTTAACTAACAAGTCTTTTGCAATTTCCAACGATAGTTTTACCAATGGTTTAGCACTGAATGATATCCTCAGTCCTAACAGAAGTTATTCTCCTTTTGGCTTTATAACCTTTATTGAAAATAGTGGACTGTATTATGGAGCATCTGGGTCGCTCGTCATTAACGATTATGGCTTACCTGTTGGTATTTATTCTGCTGTTCAAACCAGAGGAGGTAATTTAGACATTAGTGGCAAAGCTGGTTATACTTCTTTTGTCCAAATTGCTGATTTTGACTCTTATGGACTAGCACACAACTTAATTGATGGTACAAATAAAAAACTGTTTCCCAAACAAGAAAAATCATATCGGCAAAACTTAAAAAAATTATCTGAAAATGAAGGCGAATTTAAAGATTTTCGCAAAACTTTACTATTTCCAGATGGCACTTAA
- a CDS encoding P110/LppT family adhesin N-terminal domain has protein sequence MKKFFNFKHFSSKTSNIVIGISSLALASGLAVSIPLGIYSYNRSYYQKLNEEIQTLSLDQEQNPFKNGLAGLFDNLTVKDDFKNLTAFTALNLAKSKIYNFDLLSLIDLNKLYENEYQITYDLINAQVSGNSIKNIVLFLKSKNDNQIFSKAIDIKNFADENKVVDDFSKFEINEKKSSINIDSKNLISFAEFKSKIQASFSVAQATENQKFIAFEKALLALKGSYNFINSLGNPSFIRKGLTLEPTIVDNNLSFFSEAGKNYLNFDLIDGDKKTPIQLEIKGIANDQEIESEIKSWLNDELIPEIKLKPQIQQNLVSKNLSLGSYLYSTQDETDSSPPKKFSELFNYTSNEFSLNTNKLKNYFVNIDIVLKDLSEISEQDRLNLIKDGKVRLSLSGTLTKRDPQKFIKVLDFKFDTDIKPDLNVFSRIFAKNLPQAKLQDFSLPKASNTPALSSDKLVQIFNEIKESSSRIDTKNPDEKLVSQLYLLDFGKNPTKDSLEQYKNELIEISESSKSQAIQAQTFSDSAEGKSKNEQLTLGKSIWKALNLQHNFISLDVKPEINFEKQSDNFVIEFSLVSTKNNEKLASSKIQINNVLSSQQSAFDVASKFYPTFFLDGKASFSQTSPTESLKIQDLSDNDIHFQDSNSIENKLTHNGLEIKKSFKFMDNSPKTENTSSSTESPKTNPAPFSRVNSGVVYFAFRPKNINDYKRHYLLSDSNGSGLFIQKVGRSKYVEKSKPIEGKIVDGKVEINSNSSIDTKQTDAKIDEYVIGFDFQQVENFKSLNNHFRQGQNSLHLGLESFSTSLKEKQAVVLGPNSWNIKNRFFSSDIKENSDGFPPNSEYRPLMEIANRTDESRFFSQEFRNSSPFVGQKINPIIEQDQDILLEIIKTPWSFEITAYSSSNNQLNSPFSVSLNAKTIYNVNHLTGVWTPFPNFFNLDWSQIGPNPEKMPVNPSASESDLTQSQNSNGSIILKGLAVYNNSQLTSPLGKAAREEIKRSFINAYLK, from the coding sequence ATGAAAAAGTTCTTCAATTTTAAGCATTTTTCAAGTAAAACATCAAATATAGTTATCGGAATTTCATCTTTAGCATTAGCTAGCGGGCTTGCCGTTTCAATTCCCTTAGGAATTTATTCTTATAATCGTTCTTACTATCAAAAATTAAATGAAGAGATTCAAACATTGAGTTTAGATCAAGAACAAAATCCTTTTAAAAATGGACTAGCTGGTTTGTTTGATAATTTGACTGTTAAGGATGATTTTAAAAATTTAACCGCATTTACCGCATTAAATTTGGCAAAAAGCAAAATTTATAATTTTGACCTTTTATCATTAATAGACCTTAATAAATTATATGAAAATGAATATCAAATTACTTATGATTTGATAAATGCACAAGTTAGTGGGAATTCGATAAAAAATATTGTCTTATTTTTAAAGTCAAAAAATGACAATCAAATTTTTTCAAAAGCAATTGATATCAAAAATTTTGCTGACGAAAACAAAGTTGTTGATGATTTTTCAAAATTTGAAATTAATGAAAAAAAGTCATCAATTAATATAGATTCAAAAAATTTAATTAGTTTTGCTGAATTTAAATCTAAAATTCAAGCTAGTTTTAGTGTTGCTCAAGCCACAGAAAACCAAAAATTTATTGCTTTTGAAAAAGCACTTTTAGCACTCAAAGGAAGCTATAATTTCATAAATAGTTTAGGAAATCCGTCCTTTATTCGCAAAGGTTTGACTCTTGAACCAACAATTGTTGACAATAATCTTAGTTTTTTTTCTGAAGCTGGCAAAAATTACCTTAATTTTGACTTAATTGATGGTGATAAAAAAACTCCAATTCAGCTGGAAATAAAAGGAATTGCTAACGATCAAGAAATTGAATCAGAAATAAAATCTTGACTAAATGATGAGTTAATTCCTGAAATAAAACTAAAACCTCAAATCCAGCAAAATCTTGTTAGCAAAAATTTGTCACTTGGATCATATTTGTATTCAACTCAAGATGAAACAGACAGCTCACCGCCAAAAAAGTTTTCAGAATTATTTAATTACACTAGCAATGAATTTAGTCTAAATACTAATAAATTAAAAAATTATTTCGTAAATATAGATATTGTTCTTAAAGATTTGTCTGAAATCAGTGAACAAGATCGCCTAAATTTAATTAAAGACGGAAAAGTTCGTTTAAGCTTAAGTGGAACTTTAACAAAAAGAGACCCACAAAAATTTATAAAAGTTTTAGATTTTAAATTTGACACTGACATCAAACCTGATTTGAACGTATTTTCGCGTATTTTTGCAAAGAATTTACCTCAAGCTAAATTACAAGATTTTTCTTTGCCAAAAGCTTCAAATACTCCGGCGCTTAGTTCGGATAAATTGGTTCAAATATTTAATGAAATTAAGGAATCATCTAGTCGAATTGACACTAAAAATCCTGATGAAAAATTAGTTAGTCAGCTTTATTTGCTTGATTTTGGTAAAAATCCAACCAAAGATTCGCTTGAACAGTATAAAAATGAGTTAATAGAAATTTCAGAAAGTTCAAAATCCCAAGCAATTCAAGCCCAAACTTTTTCAGATTCAGCTGAAGGCAAAAGTAAAAATGAACAATTAACTTTAGGAAAATCTATCTGAAAAGCCTTAAATTTACAGCATAATTTTATTTCACTTGATGTCAAACCAGAAATAAATTTTGAAAAACAAAGTGATAATTTTGTTATTGAATTTTCACTGGTTTCTACTAAAAACAACGAAAAATTAGCCTCTTCAAAAATCCAGATTAATAATGTTTTAAGTTCACAACAAAGCGCTTTTGATGTTGCTTCCAAATTTTATCCAACCTTTTTCCTTGACGGAAAAGCTAGTTTTTCACAAACTTCACCAACTGAATCGCTAAAAATTCAAGACTTATCTGATAATGACATTCATTTTCAGGATAGTAATTCTATCGAAAATAAGCTAACCCACAATGGCCTTGAAATAAAAAAATCCTTTAAATTCATGGATAATTCGCCAAAAACCGAGAATACTTCTAGTTCAACCGAGTCACCAAAAACAAATCCCGCCCCATTTTCACGAGTAAATTCAGGAGTTGTTTACTTTGCTTTTAGACCAAAAAATATTAACGATTATAAAAGACATTATTTACTTTCAGACTCAAATGGTAGTGGACTTTTCATTCAAAAAGTTGGAAGATCTAAATATGTTGAAAAATCAAAACCAATTGAAGGAAAAATTGTAGATGGTAAAGTAGAAATTAATTCCAATTCTTCAATAGATACCAAACAGACTGATGCAAAAATTGACGAATATGTTATTGGTTTTGATTTTCAACAAGTTGAAAATTTTAAATCGTTAAATAATCATTTTCGCCAAGGTCAAAATTCACTACATTTAGGATTAGAATCATTTTCAACTTCTTTAAAAGAAAAACAAGCTGTTGTTCTTGGTCCTAATTCTTGAAATATAAAAAATAGGTTTTTTTCGTCAGATATAAAGGAAAATTCTGATGGCTTTCCGCCTAATTCTGAATATCGGCCATTAATGGAAATTGCAAATCGTACCGATGAAAGCCGTTTTTTTTCACAAGAATTTCGAAATTCTTCGCCATTTGTTGGCCAAAAAATTAATCCAATAATTGAACAGGATCAGGATATTCTCCTTGAAATTATTAAAACACCTTGATCTTTTGAAATTACAGCTTATTCTTCGTCAAATAATCAACTAAATTCGCCATTTTCAGTTAGTTTAAATGCTAAAACAATTTATAATGTAAACCATTTAACTGGTGTGTGAACCCCATTTCCTAATTTTTTCAATCTTGATTGATCTCAAATTGGCCCTAACCCTGAAAAAATGCCAGTTAATCCTAGTGCAAGTGAATCAGATTTAACTCAAAGTCAAAATTCAAATGGTTCTATAATTCTTAAAGGGCTTGCTGTTTATAATAATTCTCAATTGACTAGCCCTTTAGGAAAAGCAGCTCGGGAAGAAATCAAACGCTCTTTTATTAATGCATATTTAAAATAA